One genomic region from Rosa rugosa chromosome 1, drRosRugo1.1, whole genome shotgun sequence encodes:
- the LOC133726503 gene encoding uncharacterized protein LOC133726503 — translation MIMVFRTLFFLFFTIFLVITKVSAYEFENENAKKPKALIHGNVQTPPLPLNKVYDDEKTNLQNFIDWIWNILPKPKPETPPNPTPKVPQNPMPNVPPPSKKAPPPPPEKEGEDVGKTIKPAPYHQDFQPPPNFTPLRPRTISLIDCMSVACRNRPREHA, via the exons ATGATAATGGTCTTCAGAACtctgttcttcctcttcttcaccattttcttagttattACGAAG GTTTCAGCTTATGAGTTTGAGAATGAAAATGCCAAGAAGCCGAAG GCATTGATTCACGGCAACGTGCAAACTCCACCACTTCCTCTAAATAAG GTTTACGATGACGAGAAAACTAATCTTCAGAATTTTATCGACTGGATCTGGAACATCCTCCCTAAACCTAAGCCAGAGACGCCGCCGAATCCGACCCCGAAAGTGCCGCAAAATCCGATGCCAAATGTGCCACCACCTTCAAAAAAGGCACCCCCACCACCACcggagaaagaaggagaagacgTTGGTAAAA CAATCAAGCCCGCCCCCTACCATCAAGACTTCCAGCCGCCACCCAATTTTACACCATTAAGGCCCCGAACTATATCTTTAATTG ATTGCATGAGTGTAGCATGCAGAAACCGTCCAAGGGAGCATGCATGA